In Fibrobacter sp. UWR3, the DNA window AAACCACCGTAAACGTGACCGCGAAGAACAACGGCCTGAAGGGCAAGGGACTTGTTGACATCGAAAAAGGCACCATTACCGTCAAGGCGACTAGTGGCGACGGCATCAAGAGTGACGAATACGCAGTGAACGGCAACGACACGGTTATTGTCCAGGGCAAGGGCATCGTAAGCATCACCGGAGGCACGATTGACATCACCGCAGGCGATGACGGCATCCAGGCATTCAACAACATCATCTTTGATGCCGGGACCGTGAAGGTCAACGCCTCCAACGACGGCATTCATAGCGAGCAGAACGTGCAAATGAACGGAGGAATCATCTCGGTCTCCGCAGGCGACGACGGCATCCATGCAGATTCCGCACTGCACCTCGCAGGTTCTACCGTGAACGTCGAGAAAGCCGTGGAAGGCATGGAAGCCTTCTACATCTTTGCAGAAGGCGGCATCACCGCGACATACGGCACTGACGACGGCTGGAATGCGGCAGGCGGTTCTGCCGACCCGGGCACCTCCAGCGGTTCCCAGTGGGGCGGCTTCGGCGGTGGCGGCATGCAGAGCAGCAGCAAGGGCTACATCGTCATCACCGGCGGCTACCACTACATAAGCGCCTCGGGCAACGACATCGACGTGCTCGACGCGAACGGCACGGCAAAGCAGAGCGGTGGTGTAGTCATCGTAGAAATACCTGCAAGCAGCGGCGGCATGGGTGGCGGCAGCAGGCCCGGCCAGAGCGGCAGCTCCGGATCTTGTTCCACCAATATGGCAGGCGGCCTCATCGATACCGACAACGGGTTCACCATTACGGGCGGTGTGTTCCTCGGGTTCGGTAGCCAGACCGAAGAATACCCGAACTGCACAGCCACATCGTACACCGCAGGTACGGCCTACGGTAGCGCAAGCGCGGCATTCGCCCCGAAGGGTTCGGGCAGCATGATCCTCTATGGCGGTTCCGTGACCTCCGTAGCGCAAGTAAATACCAGCGGCATGCAGACGGTCGAATTCCCCAACGGGCTCAAGTACTACTACAAGTAGCGAAAGTGATTTAAATCACACCCGCAAAACTGGCGAAGCTTTTTTTGAGTAAAAGCCTTCGCTAGCCACCCCAAAATTACTATACTTGTAATACTCCAAACCAACCCCAAGGCCAGGCAATGCTCTGCACTGCCTGGCTCCTTTTTTAGGCTCAAATCAGGCCAAAAGCCTATATATTCATGTCATTTTGGTGACCATTCGTCCACACCCCATCAAAAAAAGGTAATTTAATAGTGTATGGTACCCCAGAACGAGGTCTCAATGTATTCTTATCGCATTTTTTTGAGCTTTTTGTGCTGTCTCGCACTTTCTGCGTACGCCCAGGTGGAATTCCCGATGGGTTCAGACGTTGTCAATGTGAAGGAAGAACCGTATAACGCGAAGGGCGACGGCAAGACCGACGATACCGAGGCCATCCAGAAGGCTTTGAGCGACCATCCCGACGGCGACTTCATCATTTACCTGCCCCATGGCATCTACAAGATTTCATCCGCACTTACCTGGCCCACCGCCGACAAGCCCGAAAAGGACTACCGCCGCACTATCCTCCAGGGCGAAAGCATGGGCGGCACCATCATCTCGCTCCAGGACGACGTTCCCGGATTCGAGAACCCCGACTTTCCGCAGGCAGTCATCTACACGGGCGACGGCCCCAACGCACGCCAGCGCAACTCCATCCGCGACCTTACCCTCCGTACAGGAAAAAAGAACCCGGGCGCCATCGGTATCCGCTTCAACGCCTCGGTGCAGGGCACCATCAACAACGTGAAAGTCGCATCGGGCGACAGCGCAGGCGTTATCGGCATAGACCTCGGTTTTACCGAAAATATCGGTCCCCTGCTCCTCAAGAACGTAGAAGTGGACGGGTTTGACGTGGGTGTCTATACCGCGGGCAAATCGAACAGCATGACGTTTGAGCACGTGACGCTCGGTGGCCAGAAAAAATTCGGTCTCGACAATGACAACCAGATGCTTGCCATCCGCGGACTGCGTTTCAAGGGTTCGACCACGGCGGTCTACAGCCACGGGCCCGACGCCTCCATGGTATTCGTGGACGGCACCCTCGAATACGACCCCGGCAAGAAAGCGGCAAAAGGAGTTACCGCCATCGTGAACGAAGGCGAACTCTTTGCACGCGCGGTCGTCGTAAGCAAGTTCAAATCCAAGATCAAAAGTACCAAGAAGGCCTACAACGAATCCTTCAGCAACACTGAGATTGTCGAGTTTTCCACGCAAGAAAACCACCAGCTCTGCCACAGCCCCAAGCAGGCCATGAAACTCGCCGTCACCGAGACACCCAACAAGGCAGAACAGAAGTCCATGTACTGGACATCCATCACCGGCGAATACGGCGGCAAGGCAAGCGACGGTTCCGACGATTCCAAGGCAATCCAGGACGCCATTGACGACGGTGCCGAAACGATATTCTTCCCGCCGGGAGGCCGCTGGACCATCAACCGCGACATCTACCTGCGCAACCGCATCCACAGGCTTATCGGTACCGAAGGCAAAATCGACGGCAAGGGAAAGTTCATCATCGAAGACGGCGCATTCGTCGATATCACCATCGAGAGGTTCTCCACGTTCGCAAGCGGCATTACCAACCGCTCCAAGCGTACCGTGGTGCTCAAGAATATGTACGTGAAATCCTACGAATCCGACGACTTCGCCACAGGCGACATCTTCCTGGAAGACGTTTCCGTCGGCACGATTCGCACGAATTTCCAGCGTCTGTGGGGCCGACAGGTCACCATGGTCGGTGACACGAAGGGCCCGAAGATTTCGAACAACGGCGGAAGCATCTGGATTCTGGGCCTTACCGCCCGGGACGGCAACACGGTCCTCCACAACTTCAACAAGGGCTTTGCAGAACTCCTGGGCGTCAACGTCATCGCAAGCGACAAGGCGAAGAACAGCCCGATGTTCATCAACGACAACTCGAGCATGTCCATTGCAGGCCTCAAGGAAACGCTTACCCGCGGGAACCCCTACTCGAAAATCGTAGAGGAATCCCGCCAGGGCTCTAAGGTCTACGCGCTCAAGAACACAGACCTGCCCCACAACGAGACGGGCGGCGTGATGATGGCGCTCTACACGGGATATGCTCCCAAGCAGGGCCAGAATGAGCCGCCTAAACCTTCGATGGACAAGGAGCACATCCTGGTGCAGCCGGGCAAGCTCCACCTGCAAGGAAACGTGGAAGACGACGGTCGCGGCGACGGCCTGTGCCGCGTGCCCGTGGCATGGCGCAAGGGCGCGGGCCCCGGAAAGGTATCCTTCTCGGACTCCACCGAGTACGAGACCGACGTGACGTTCACCGCCAGCGGGCGATACAACTTGCTGTTCAACGCCAATGACGGCTACCAGGACAGGACAGATACAGGCAAGGTCTACGTGTTCGACAAGCGATACACGACGCTAGACCATTCCGGCGACAATATCCCGAGCGGGCGCGGCGCCGATGCATGGATTTCGCAGTTCGACAACTACACGCCGCACAGCACCGACGAACACCTGCGCGTGGCGAACGACCAGAACGATGCCGGAAAAATTTACCTCAAGTACGACCTGTCCGCGCTCCCGGGCCCGCTGTTCGATGCGGCCCTCAAGCTGGAATTCGACGCAGATTCCATCAAGAAGCCCGTACAACTGAACATCTTCGGCCTCAAGGAAACGAGCAAGGAGATGAATTTCGGCGAAGACAAGCTGG includes these proteins:
- a CDS encoding glycoside hydrolase family 55 protein; protein product: MCCLALSAYAQVEFPMGSDVVNVKEEPYNAKGDGKTDDTEAIQKALSDHPDGDFIIYLPHGIYKISSALTWPTADKPEKDYRRTILQGESMGGTIISLQDDVPGFENPDFPQAVIYTGDGPNARQRNSIRDLTLRTGKKNPGAIGIRFNASVQGTINNVKVASGDSAGVIGIDLGFTENIGPLLLKNVEVDGFDVGVYTAGKSNSMTFEHVTLGGQKKFGLDNDNQMLAIRGLRFKGSTTAVYSHGPDASMVFVDGTLEYDPGKKAAKGVTAIVNEGELFARAVVVSKFKSKIKSTKKAYNESFSNTEIVEFSTQENHQLCHSPKQAMKLAVTETPNKAEQKSMYWTSITGEYGGKASDGSDDSKAIQDAIDDGAETIFFPPGGRWTINRDIYLRNRIHRLIGTEGKIDGKGKFIIEDGAFVDITIERFSTFASGITNRSKRTVVLKNMYVKSYESDDFATGDIFLEDVSVGTIRTNFQRLWGRQVTMVGDTKGPKISNNGGSIWILGLTARDGNTVLHNFNKGFAELLGVNVIASDKAKNSPMFINDNSSMSIAGLKETLTRGNPYSKIVEESRQGSKVYALKNTDLPHNETGGVMMALYTGYAPKQGQNEPPKPSMDKEHILVQPGKLHLQGNVEDDGRGDGLCRVPVAWRKGAGPGKVSFSDSTEYETDVTFTASGRYNLLFNANDGYQDRTDTGKVYVFDKRYTTLDHSGDNIPSGRGADAWISQFDNYTPHSTDEHLRVANDQNDAGKIYLKYDLSALPGPLFDAALKLEFDADSIKKPVQLNIFGLKETSKEMNFGEDKLGVDWKSDELTWENAPANLQQAGGQFNIRKNSGGGIDTKYADFIGIITINPKAPLGAFLRTPALTEFFKRKHASGLYTLILTAVEPGETFIKSRNAGKNMAPALYVGYYDNSRSVGGEAMDGGYTLTKVNIDIVNLECNFDLTVGYPQFVQIEILNESGKRMLTVAARELAGEKKTNFKFKAKAFPTGKYTLKIIGEAFTAEQKFFILN